From a single Candidatus Effluviviaceae Genus V sp. genomic region:
- a CDS encoding hydrogenase maturation protease: MKTLIVGLAGKRESGADVGFAVARGVHSLLRDPRVDILETTTYGLDLFGLAAGYDKVVVVDCVDSGDGDVGELRRLGLSDLELEHAEDAGRDAEYRARVMVEKGQGSWLPDEISIYAIEVARGGAPEEERAAVREAVPRLVAQIIREEFGSHLHESEWM; encoded by the coding sequence ATGAAGACGCTCATCGTGGGTCTGGCGGGCAAGAGGGAGAGCGGAGCCGATGTCGGCTTCGCCGTGGCTCGTGGAGTCCACTCCCTCCTCCGGGACCCCCGTGTCGACATTCTCGAGACGACGACCTACGGGCTCGACCTGTTCGGTCTGGCCGCCGGCTACGACAAGGTGGTCGTGGTCGACTGCGTCGACTCGGGCGACGGGGACGTGGGCGAACTCAGACGCCTCGGGCTCTCCGATCTCGAGCTGGAGCATGCGGAGGACGCGGGACGTGACGCCGAGTACAGGGCGCGGGTGATGGTCGAGAAGGGGCAGGGGTCCTGGCTTCCCGACGAGATCTCCATCTACGCCATCGAGGTCGCCCGCGGAGGAGCTCCCGAGGAGGAGCGGGCGGCCGTCAGGGAGGCCGTCCCGCGGCTTGTTGCTCAGATCATCCGCGAGGAGTTCGGCTCGCACCTTCACGAGAGCGAGTGGATGTAG
- a CDS encoding malate dehydrogenase has protein sequence MSKEELVKKAEKPSHDAMVLHPFYGGKYQVVPKCVVRSLDDFSIWYTPGVAAPCKDIHANPEKVYEHTNKRNTIAVVTDGTRVLGLGDIGAHASLPVMEGKALLFKYLGGVDAVPIAVDTKDPDVLIETTRLISPAFGGINLEDISQPKCFRVLEEVREALDIPVWHDDQQGTAAITVAGAINAVKVVGKEFNKVRIAMIGAGASNVRIAHLLISAGADPGKIIMCDSKGTLHEGRKDEYLPDYKEKWELAQMTNEENLVGTPADAMKGADVLIALSKPGPDTVKKEWIEEMAKDAIVFVCANPVPEIWPWEAKEAGARIVATGRSDFPNQVNNSIGFPAIFRGALDVMAKTITDEMCIAAAEEIAKCAEDKGLREDYIVPDMTEWETFPREATAVGMKAIEQGIARVTMSRDELYEMAEKKIREARAQTDILMKEGLIPAPPEL, from the coding sequence ATGTCCAAGGAGGAGCTCGTCAAGAAAGCGGAGAAGCCCAGTCACGACGCAATGGTCCTTCATCCATTCTACGGCGGTAAGTACCAGGTCGTTCCGAAGTGCGTGGTCAGGAGTCTCGACGACTTCTCCATCTGGTACACACCGGGCGTGGCCGCTCCCTGCAAGGACATTCACGCGAACCCCGAGAAGGTCTACGAGCACACGAACAAGAGGAACACGATCGCCGTCGTCACCGACGGCACGCGCGTCCTCGGCCTCGGCGACATCGGCGCGCACGCCAGCCTCCCAGTCATGGAGGGCAAGGCGCTGCTCTTCAAGTATCTCGGCGGCGTCGATGCCGTGCCGATCGCTGTCGACACGAAGGACCCCGACGTCCTCATCGAGACGACCAGGCTGATCAGTCCGGCCTTCGGCGGTATCAACCTCGAGGACATCTCCCAGCCGAAGTGCTTCCGCGTGCTGGAGGAGGTCCGCGAAGCACTCGACATACCGGTCTGGCACGACGACCAGCAGGGTACGGCTGCGATCACCGTCGCCGGCGCCATAAATGCCGTCAAGGTCGTCGGCAAGGAGTTCAACAAGGTCCGGATCGCCATGATCGGCGCGGGCGCCTCGAACGTGCGCATCGCTCACCTCCTGATCAGCGCGGGCGCCGACCCGGGCAAGATCATCATGTGCGACAGCAAGGGCACGCTCCACGAGGGCCGGAAGGACGAGTACCTCCCGGATTACAAGGAGAAGTGGGAGCTGGCTCAGATGACCAACGAGGAGAACCTCGTCGGCACGCCGGCCGACGCCATGAAGGGCGCCGACGTCCTCATCGCGCTGTCGAAGCCCGGACCGGACACGGTCAAGAAGGAGTGGATCGAGGAAATGGCGAAGGACGCCATCGTCTTCGTCTGCGCGAACCCGGTGCCTGAGATCTGGCCGTGGGAGGCCAAGGAGGCCGGAGCCCGTATCGTCGCGACCGGCCGCTCCGACTTCCCGAACCAGGTCAACAACTCGATCGGTTTCCCGGCGATCTTCCGGGGCGCGCTCGACGTCATGGCCAAGACCATCACCGACGAGATGTGCATCGCCGCTGCCGAGGAGATCGCCAAGTGTGCCGAGGATAAGGGACTCCGCGAGGACTACATCGTCCCCGACATGACGGAGTGGGAGACGTTCCCTCGCGAGGCGACCGCCGTCGGCATGAAGGCCATTGAGCAGGGCATCGCTCGTGTTACAATGTCGCGCGATGAGCTGTACGAGATGGCCGAGAAGAAGATCAGAGAGGCTCGGGCCCAGACCGACATCCTGATGAAGGAAGGCCTCATCCCTGCACCGCCCGAGCTCTAG
- a CDS encoding sigma-70 family RNA polymerase sigma factor, giving the protein MDDKAVPTDSELVSRAQKGDSQAYSELVERHESKVYGLCLKMLGNPEDAEDCLQEVFIKAFEALPGFRQDAKFSTWIYRIATNACLMRIRKKKLDTVPIDKPVTIGHESVPRQIPDWTTDPSSDVMNEELSTVLTKHINELAPDNRIVFVLRDIHGLSTDDTANVLGLSVPAVKSRLHRARLFLREKLSDYYQRGTGSQTSAAGVT; this is encoded by the coding sequence GTGGACGACAAAGCGGTTCCCACCGATTCAGAACTCGTCTCGAGAGCCCAGAAGGGCGACAGCCAGGCGTACAGCGAGCTCGTCGAGCGGCACGAATCGAAGGTCTACGGCCTCTGTCTCAAGATGCTCGGCAATCCCGAGGACGCCGAGGACTGTCTGCAGGAGGTCTTCATCAAGGCGTTCGAGGCGTTGCCGGGCTTTCGTCAGGACGCGAAGTTCTCGACGTGGATCTACAGGATCGCGACGAACGCCTGCCTCATGCGGATCCGGAAGAAGAAGCTCGACACGGTCCCGATCGACAAGCCGGTCACCATCGGTCACGAGTCGGTGCCGCGACAGATACCTGATTGGACGACGGATCCGTCGAGCGACGTGATGAACGAGGAGCTCTCGACCGTTCTCACGAAACACATCAACGAACTCGCGCCCGACAACAGGATCGTCTTCGTGCTCCGCGACATCCACGGTCTGTCGACCGACGACACGGCGAACGTGCTCGGGTTGTCGGTTCCCGCGGTGAAGTCGCGGCTCCACCGCGCGCGGCTGTTCCTGAGAGAGAAGCTGAGCGACTACTACCAGCGCGGCACGGGCTCGCAGACGAGCGCCGCGGGGGTCACCTAG